One Microplitis demolitor isolate Queensland-Clemson2020A chromosome 2, iyMicDemo2.1a, whole genome shotgun sequence DNA segment encodes these proteins:
- the LOC103580269 gene encoding uncharacterized protein LOC103580269 isoform X3, which yields MKAHGPSSICLTFTIFLFLGGVLSRSVSDDRQVTDSIQDDDSIRQDDSQVSGNLNSNSNSDPQTEIGKSTIATGHDKDEGIRRFDANSDGNPNSNAEANANDDGKHSVERKLDSEDSFVRGDTKEADERVKREPDSVDSLSKRENVDIDATIGNEKLKGIAGDEDQRVHQTLELIPVKVDQVHLDDAVESEVNYARKSISIDGEEDEEDKKDGRSERSEKEKIKLDEIPSPDVQHWKEQAILLQEQLKNESYLSYLRESESDILPGVPKFTEGQLLDLLKKIAPKKLAPAENSYFDKADTSGLNTDQLEILRCAEGFVSENKRKNFADDMLECIRGLNILNCMRIFIWPIIVDNVPESITQRFPTFPLELTLSDWLPGDRETPKTIRATTGVPQQRLITPELVISNILKDALEGGNLKDYDKIPTYIDAQNDTLSKILSPGQMEILQMSEKFLPESARQDYSNRMYSCVTRFEYFSCIKFFAWPTIKQNFPALPEFPDYQNWYPASINVFPGYPLIPFPDSTSEDGSLPEVVDVDEFKNRRPRPEALIVHILKNTLDQQPRQQLLSSAIRLQDDNIKYMTKEQLASIQMAEQLIPVEHRAEFVNNNIECMRQFNYLTCLRYVTWPTVRKFKPTLPEWFPSFPFSLPALPSLPSIPGLPSWGVSETATESASISGGSSGSGTGGGGSGGSGSGGSNAGGVQVINGGGSSTSGSGSGQGSPEEVVIIIKPQGGGSGGSGGSNWGQGSGSQGGNQGGNVGTGGSSSSGSGGSGGGTWWGGSYPGSSGSYPGSGGSGGPISGIWGGGQGGSGSAGSSGGGGSASGGQGSSGTGGPISGIWGGQGGSGSAGGSGGGGSASGGQGSGGIGGPISGIWGGGSGGPISGIWGGGGNHHGSGGSGGSGGSGGSGGSHGGSWGIGGSNQGGQGGSGGTGGSSGSGGSHGGSWGIGGSNQGGQGGSGGTEGSSGSGGSHGGSWGIGGSNQGGQGGSGGTGGSSGSGGSHGGSWGIGGSNQGGQGGSGGTGGSSGSGGSHGGSWGIGGSNQGGQGGSGGTGGSSGSGGSHGGSWGIGGSNQGGQGGSGGTGGSSGSGGSWGIGGSNQGGQGGSGGTVGSSGSGGSHGGSWGIGGSNQGGQGGSSGVGGSDGSGGSHGGSWGIGGGNQGSHGGSGSTSGSGGGSASGGQGSGSNQGGGVTIIVTKPGSGGSSGSTEPSPGSVAPGSNWESGNHWQAGGIWGSGSNNQGSQGGSSGSQGSGGSQGSQGGSIGIGGSGSQGSGGSQGSHGGGSGSQGSQGGGIGIGGSGIQGSGGSQGSHGGGSGSQGSGDNQGSQGGSIGIGGSGIQGSGGSHGSQGGSSGSQGSGDNQGSQGGGIGIGGSGIQGSGGSQGSHGGGSGSQGSGDNQGSQGGSIGIGGSGMQGSGGSQGSQGGSIGIGGSGSQVSGGSQESSGSGSSGSEGSQGSSGGIDGSGSGSQGSGSSGSGSDQGSSSGGSIGAGGSAGTDGGNSESGSDQGSTGGSEQGGSEGECTCCPTGNTDSLYNKGIEPKIIDILHTLRYSMITTPVHHRPFIADRQLMSHTRLTNEQLTILELAESMVPFTTRRDLISRSLGCLQGGADFMVCTRNVIWPFLQLYIDSLPDFPANSDAFKTTGATNKYKFQFAPEKRRPFEWMNNRPATTRRVSSTHGNYGLLRYPNIQIAARTPLHSGISAKSDDQPIISVTGARFVPLYSEYPEGVILNILNMLVKSSSSAESQVSKSKVTEFPELVTPLNKQQEHILRVSESLLPEKARASFFEDMATCMRTNDFIICSREIMWPLLIQYFPDMPSFPTFQRIVNSGASAAEYLQPIADNSAPISETNIKTDQTGDAMITFTDTQFVPISESPEEVISKVLKTMEPLNKQPSAFSSIAKSPAFISQFTKPQADVLVIAENLLPSTFRETFIVRMNDCMRGSSFLDCMREISWPTIGQFYPRLPNFPNFGTGVNLPAEKPEQSALLPPHVEPNYAEQVPARIEFLPLPQYQSNYFQSYGLNPFSPEYLGLQQQSSNYPSAITSTVGSTLTPAVAGQPTKILLHISQGAKNLSRVRRNIPTNDNDKDNTENINKLDGPNLNLTETDFIELLAKILKQYPEPAETDGSFVDTLNSTVKNALTADQLTILKMTEQLSLQNTRGLMGQVFNCIIGLSFIRCLGIFMMPVIMNMLPSLGLGLPFGRSNDNDQVLGMSKKDAEAELLEGKESIESVLLNWYKSLTEEKFSSSFGFLEFQGYGNGQIGIKFNGFRQARVRIKDHKTLPSILTIISDIMEDVLDPKPDNPKLKNKKQKSIKLNSYEDLNESPRSSDDKIIQMFLERLKANSTNSDTDSVDDQKQYLTIEDAYRAFEVLLGTRFKARASNDQDTYQSNNNYADEELKVVPLESFQELGGKTKAKEDKSQLMVKLPQLNENMELARKLTNTVTDLSRRMKNNMMQMAPGVGVAVSFLLQMALAHARAAASVAEVISNMALGSAMFTFMRQTWFAPSPQPKVHYVHNHEPSEAGISWSRSF from the exons ATGAAAGCACACGGTCCTTCGAGTATTTGTTtaacttttactatttttttattccttggTGGTGTTTTGTCGAGAAGTGTCAGCGATGATCGGCAAGTGACTGACAGTATTCAAGATGACGACTCAATTCGACAAGATGATTCGCAAGTAAGTGGGAACCTCAATTCGAATTCAAATTCGGATCCACAAACGGAAATCGGTAAGTCAACTATTGCTACGGGTCATGATAAAGACGAGGGGATTAGGAGATTTGATGCTAATTCCGACGGTAATCCTAATTCTAATGCCGAAGCTAATGCTAATGACGACGGTAAGCACTCGGTTGAACGTAAGTTAGATTCGGAGGATAGTTTTGTTAGAGGGGATACTAAAGAAGCCGATGAACGGGTCAAGCGTGAGCCAGATTCGGTAGACAGTCTTAGTAAGAGAGAGAATGTTGACATTGACGCAACGATTGgcaatgaaaaattgaaaggaATCGCGGGCGATGAAGATCAGAGGGTTCACCAAACTCTGGAGTTAATTCCTGTCAAGGTGGACCAGGTCCACTTGGACGATGCTGTAGAATCGGAAGTTAATTATGCGAGAAAATCAATTTCTATTGACGGAGAAGAGGACGAGGAAGATAAAAAAGACGGACGTAGTGAAAGGagcgagaaagaaaaaataaaacttgacgAAATTCCCTCGCCGGATGTGCAACATTGGAAAGAGCAAGCGATTCTTTTGCAGGAACAGTTGAAAAATGAGAGCTACTTGTCGTATCTCAGGGAATCGGAGTCGGATATTCTGCCCGGGGTTCCCAAGTTCACGGAAGGTCAGCTGTTGGATTTGCTGAAGAAAATCGCCCCGAAAAAGCTTGCGCCTGCGgaaaattcttattttgaCAAAGCTGACACTTCGGGACTGAATACAGATCAGCTGGAGATATTGAGATGCGCGGAAGGCTTCGTTTCGGAGAACAAACGTAAGAACTTTGCTGATGACATGCTTGAATGTATCCGGGGTCTGAATATTCTCAATTGCATGAGGATTTTTATTTGGCCGATTATTGTTGACAATGTGCCTGAGTCAATAACCCAAAGGTTTCCGACTTTCCCTTTGGAGTTGACACTGTCGGATTGGCTGCCAGGTGATCGCGAGACACCGAAAACAATCCGGGCTACGACGGGAGTTCCCCAGCAGAGGCTGATAACTCCAGAGTTGGTAATTTCTAACATCCTGAAGGATGCGCTAGAAGGTGGCAATTTAAAGGACTACGACAAAATCCCGACTTATATTGACGCACAAAACGACACCCTGTCGAAAATATTGAGCCCTGGTCAGATGGAGATCCTGCAGATGTCGGAGAAGTTCTTGCCCGAATCTGCGAGGCAGGACTACTCGAACCGAATGTACTCGTGTGTTACGAGGTTCGAGTACTTCAGCTGCATAAAGTTTTTCGCATGGCCTACCATCAAGCAAAACTTCCCGGCTCTGCCAGAATTCCCTGATTACCAGAACTGGTACCCAGCGAGTATCAACGTTTTTCCAGGCTACCCGTTGATTCCGTTCCCAGATTCCACGTCAGAAGATGGAAGCTTGCCAGAAGTCGTGGATGTTGATGAATTCAAAAACCGAAGACCCCGCCCTGAGGCGCTGATAGTTCATATACTGAAAAATACGTTGGATCAGCAACCGAGACAACAACTACTGTCGTCAGCAATACGTCTGCAGGATGACAATATCAAGTACATGACAAAGGAACAGCTGGCTTCGATACAGATGGCTGAGCAGCTTATTCCCGTTGAACATCGAGCGGAGTTCgttaacaataatattgaatGTATGAGacaattcaattatttgacTTGTCTCAGGTATGTAACTTGGCCGACTGTTAGGAAATTTAAACCAACTTTGCCGGAATGGTTTCCTTCATTTCCATTCTCTCTGCCGGCTTTGCCGAGTTTACCGAGTATTCCGGGTTTACCAAGCTGGGGCGTCAGTGAGACAGCGACAGAATCTGCAAGTATTTCGGGTGGTTCGTCAGGAAGTGGAACAGGGGGAGGAGGCAGTGGAGGCAGCGGTTCTGGCGGAAGTAATG CTGGAGGAGTCCAAGTCATCAATGGTGGCGGAAGCTCGACATCTGGTAGTGGATCTGGTCAGGGTTCTCCTGAGGAAGtcgttatcattattaagccACAGGGAGGAGGTTCAGGAGGTTCGGGTGGTAGCAATTGGGGACAGGGAAGTGGTAGCCAGGGAGGAAACCAAGGAGGAAATG tcgGTACTGGAGGATCTAGCAGTTCAGGTTCCGGAGGATCAGGTGGGGGTACCTGGTGGGGAGGAAGTTATCCAGGCTCATCAGGAAGTTATCCAGGAAgtg gtgGTTCCGGAGGCCCTATTAGCGGCATTTGGGGTGGAGGTCAAGGAGGATCTG GCAGCGCAGGTAGTTCTGGAGGAGGTGGTTCAGCTTCAGGTGGACAAGGCTCCAGTGGTACTGGAGGGCCCATAAGCGGTATTTGGGGAGGTCAAGGAGGTTCTG GCAGCGCAGGTGGTTCTGGAGGAGGTGGTTCAGCTTCAGGTGGGCAAGGCTCCGGTGGTATTGGAGGACCTATTAGCGGAATTTGGGGAG GTGGTTCCGGAGGACCAATCAGTGGCATCTGGGGAGGAGGTGGAAATCATCATGGAAGtg gtGGTAGCGGAGGATCTGGTGGATCAGGTGGTTCTGGAGGATCGCATGGTGGATCGTGGGGTATCGGAGGAAGTAATCAGGGAGGCCAAGGTGGaagtg GTGGCACTGGAGGCTCTAGTGGTTCCGGTGGATCACATGGTGGATCCTGGGGTATAGGAGGAAGCAATCAGGGAGGCCAAGGTGGaagtg GTGGCACTGAAGGCTCTAGTGGTTCCGGTGGATCACATGGTGGATCCTGGGGTATAGGAGGAAGCAATCAGGGAGGCCAAGGTGGaagtg GTGGCACTGGAGGCTCTAGTGGTTCTGGTGGATCACATGGTGGATCCTGGGGTATAGGAGGAAGCAATCAGGGAGGCCAAGGTGGaagtg GTGGAACTGGAGGCTCTAGTGGTTCTGGTGGATCACATGGTGGATCCTGGGGTATAGGAGGAAGCAATCAGGGAGGCCAAGGTGGaagtg GTGGCACTGGAGGCTCTAGTGGTTCCGGTGGATCGCATGGTGGATCCTGGGGTATAGGAGGAAGCAATCAGGGAGGCCAAGGTGGaagtg GTGGAACTGGAGGATCTAGTGGTTCCGGTGGATCCTGGGGTATAGGAGGAAGCAATCAGGGAGGCCAAGGTGGAAgcg GTGGCACTGTAGGCTCTAGTGGTTCCGGTGGATCGCATGGTGGATCCTGGGGCATAGGAGGAAGCAATCAGGGAGGCCAAGGAGGAAGca GTGGCGTTGGAGGCTCAGATGGTTCTGGAGGATCACATGGTGGATCCTGGGGTATCGGAGGTGGTAATCAAGGAAGCCATGGAGGAAgtg GTAGTACAAGTGGTTCTGGAGGTGGTTCAGCCTCAGGTGGGCAAGGCTCTGGCAGCAATCAAGGCGGTGGTGTTACAATTATTGTTACTAAACCAGGCTCAGGGGGAAGTTCAGGATCAACTGAGCCAAGTCCTGGTTCCGTTGCACCTGGCAGCAATTGGGAATCTGGAAATCATTGGCAAGCTGGGGGAATTTGGGGATCTGGTAGCAATAATCAAGGCTCTCAAGGTGGAAGCTCAGGAAGTCAAGGATCTGGGGGTAGTCAAGGCTCTCAAGGTGGAAGCATAGGAATTGGTGGATCAGGAAGTCAAGGATCTGGAGGTAGTCAAGGTTCTCATGGAGGAGGCTCGGGAAGTCAAGGATCTCAGGGCGGAGGCATAGGAATTGGTGGTTCAGGAATTCAAGGATCTGGAGGAAGTCAAGGTTCTCATGGTGGAGGCTCAGGAAGTCAAGGTTCTGGAGATAATCAAGGCTCTCAAGGTGGAAGCATAGGAATTGGTGGTTCAGGAATTCAAGGATCTGGAGGTAGTCATGGTTCTCAGGGTGGAAGCTCGGGAAGTCAAGGATCTGGAGATAATCAAGGCTCTCAGGGCGGAGGCATAGGAATTGGTGGTTCAGGAATTCAAGGATCTGGCGGTAGTCAAGGTTCTCATGGTGGAGGCTCGGGAAGTCAAGGTTCTGGAGATAATCAAGGCTCTCAAGGTGGAAGCATAGGAATTGGTGGTTCAGGAATGCAAGGATCTGGAGGTAGTCAAGGTTCTCAGGGTGGAAGTATAGGAATTGGTGGTTCAGGAAGTCAAGTATCTGGAGGTAGTCAAGAATCCAGTGGTTCAGGATCAAGTGGTTCCGAAGGTAGTCAAGGATCAAGCGGAGGTATTGACGGTAGTGGTTCTGGCAGTCAAGGATCTGGATCAAGTGGCTCTGGCAGCGATCAAGGATCATCGAGTGGTGGAAGCATAGGTGCTGGTGGTTCGGCAGGAACTG ATGGTGGTAATAGCGAAAGTGGTTCTGATCAAGGCTCTACCGGAGGAAGTGAGCAGGGTGGATCTGAAGGTGAATGCACATGTTGCCCAACTGGAAacacagattctctgtataacaaAGGAATTGAACCGAAAATCATTGACATCCTCCACACTCTACGTTACTCAATGATAACTACTCCAGTCCACCATCGTCCATTCATCGCCGATCGGCAGCTTATGTCTCACACACGTCTCACCAACGAACAACTGACCATTTTAGAACTCGCCGAAAGTATGGTTCCATTCACAACACGACGTGATTTGATTTCCCGATCGCTAGGATGCCTTCAAGGTGGAGCAGATTTCATGGTCTGTACCAGAAATGTAATCTGGCCTTTCCTACAACTTTACATCGACAGCCTTCCGGACTTTCCCGCGAACAGCGATGCGTTTAAAACTACCGGTGCcacaaataaatacaaattccAATTCGCGCCAGAAAAACGAAGACCATTTGAATGGATGAATAACCGACCGGCTACCACTCGTCGCGTTTCTTCTACCCACGGCAACTATGGATTACTAAGATACCCTAATATACAAATAGCCGCACGAACGCCTTTACATTCAGGAATTTCTGCTAAATCCGATGACCAACCAATCATTTCAGTAACCGGTGCAAGATTCGTTCCACTTTATTCAGAATATCCCGAAGGAGTAATTTTGAACATCCTCAACATGTTAGTGAAATCCTCATCGTCTGCGGAATCCCAAGTATCCAAAAGCAAAGTAACTGAATTTCCTGAACTGGTAACTCCCCTAAATAAGCAGCAAGAACACATTTTAAGAGTAAGCGAAAGCTTGCTTCCGGAAAAGGCTCGAGCCAGTTTCTTCGAAGACATGGCGACGTGCATGCGCACCAACGATTTCATCATCTGTTCTCGGGAAATAATGTGGCCGCTTTTGATTCAGTACTTCCCAGACATGCCAAGTTTTCCAACATTTCAACGAATCGTCAATTCCGGAGCCTCGGCTGCAGAATATCTCCAACCAATAGCAGATAACTCGGCGCCCATTTCGGAAACGAATATAAAAACTGATCAGACTGGTGACGCGATGATCACATTCACGGACACCCAATTCGTCCCGATAAGCGAAAGTCCAGAGGAAGTGATTTCGAAAGTTTTGAAAACTATGGAACCGTTAAATAAACAACCGTCAGCATTTTCGTCTATTGCCAAATCACCAGCATTCATTTCGCAGTTCACGAAACCTCAAGCTGATGTTCTTGTGATTGCAGAAAATTTACTGCCATCGACATTCCGCGAGACATTTATTGTCCGGATGAATGATTGCATGCGTGGCAGCAGTTTTCTGGATTGTATGAGAGAAATCTCTTGGCCTACGATAGGACAATTTTATCCAAGGCTACCAAATTTCCCAAATTTCGGGACTGGAGTCAACTTGCCAGCAGAGAAACCCGAACAGTCGGCTCTACTTCCACCGCACGTGGAACCAAATTACGCTGAACAAGTTCCAGCACGGATTGAATTCCTACCACTGCCACAGTATCAGTCCAATTACTTCCAATCCTATGGATTAAATCCATTCAGCCCAGAGTATTTAGGCTTGCAGCAGCAAAGCAGCAATTATCCATCAGCCATAACTTCGACCGTAG GGTCAACATTAACACCAGCCGTTGCCGGCCAACCAACTAAAATTCTTCTACACATATCACAAGGTGCTAAAAATTTATCGCGTGTGCGCAGAAATATCCCAactaatgataatgataaagataATACTGAAAACATTAACAAATTGGATGGgccaaacttaaatttaacagaGACCGACTTTATAGAGCTTCTTGCCAAAATCCTTAAACAATATCCTGAGCCCGCGGAAACTGATGGCTCGTTTGTCGACACCCTCAACTCAACTGTAAAGAACGCATTGACTGCTGATCAATtgacaattttgaaaatgactGAGCAACTGAGTCTCCAAAACACCAGGGGACTTATGGGCCAAGTGTTTAACTGCATAATAGGTCTCAGCTTCATAAGATGTTTGGGAATTTTCATGATGCCTGTTATCATGAACATGCTGCCTTCGCTGGGTCTCGGGTTGCCTTTCGGCCGTTCCAATGACAACGACCAAGTCCTGGGAATGTCTAAAAAAGACGCCGAAGCCGAACTGCTCGAAGGAAAGGAATCCATTGAAAGCGTTCTGCTCAACTGGTACAAGAGTCTTACTGAAGAAAAGTTTTCGTCGTCTTTCGGATTCCTTGAGTTCCAAGGCTACGGAAATGGTCAAATTGGCATTAAATTCAACGGATTCAGGCAGGCACGAGTCAGGATCAAGGACCACAAGACTCTGCCAAGTATATTGACAATCATCAGCGACATTATGGAGGACGTGCTGGATCCAAAACCTGACAATCCCAAGCTTAagaacaaaaaacaaaaaagcaTAAAATTGAATTCTTATGAAGATCTAAATGAGTCTCCAAGAAGCAGCGACGACAAAATAATCCAGATGTTTTTGGAAAGATTGAAAGCCAACTCGACAAACAGCGACACTGACTCCGTTGATGATCAGAAGCAATACCTGACTATAGAAGATGCCTATCGCGCATTCGAAGTTCTTCTGGGCACGAGATTCAAAGCACGGGCTTCTAATGACCAGGACACTTATCAATCGAACAACAACTACGCTGACGAGGAACTGAAAGTAGTTCCTCTGGAAAGCTTTCAGGAATTGGGCGGAAAAACCAAAGCCAAGGAAGACAAGTCGCAATTAATGGTCAAGCTGCCTCAGTTGAACGAAAACATGGAGTTGGCTCGAAAACTGACCAATACGGTGACGGATTTATCAAGACGCATGAAGAACAACATGATGCAAATGGCCCCAGGTGTTGGGGTAGCAGTCAGCTTTCTTCTGCAAATGGCCTTAGCTCACGCCCGTGCTGCAGCATCAGTAGCAGAAGTGATCAGCAACATGGCGTTGGGTTCTGCGATGTTCACTTTCATGCGGCAGACCTGGTTTGCGCCCAGTCCACAACCGAAAGTTCACTACGTCCACAACCACGAGCCATCTGAAGCGGGAATAAGTTGGTCAAGAAGTTTTTGA